The genome window CGGTTTCTTCCTTGGCAGCCCCAATTAACCAACTAATTCCAAACTGGCACACTAACCACTGAATTCCCAGATGGAAATGTAATTGCCAACTTAATTTAAATCGCCTGCAGAGCACTGTAATGAAAAAGATACGATAATAAGCCGATAGATGGAGCGGGGAGTGGTGTGCGGGTTGGCGAGAGCCAAGAGAGTAAACTAAACTCGCTGTCTTGCTCTCGCCACAGCTCggctcacccacacacacacacacacacggacgGGGACGAACAAATTTACGCTTGTTATGTGCAGTTGAGAATTTTTCAAGAAAAAGAAACAGAACGTAACTTTCCTTCACAGTGACTAACATTCATTATATTGACAATTGATATTTTGTGTGGCATTTTTCGCTAATCGGCTAATGGCAACGGTTGATAACTTAATGCACATGCCTGCCAATAAGTTTCAAATAGTTCGACTTGAACTATTTATTTCCCAAGCAGAGCAACACCTTGCACACAAACACATGCACGCGCTCGCTCaccgcacacacacttacCAGCGAGAGAGTGGAAAATACGACCGTTTTCAAGCGTCAAAACTGAGGCAAACCGTCGCCGTTAACGACGATTTCAATACTAATTTTTAAAACTCGAAAAAGCGACGAACGGGCCTACAAAAACCCAACTATATACACGGCCACCTGTgctggtgtgcgtgtgcgCTGCGACGTTATATATTCGTGTTCGTACTtgtattcgtattcgtattcgGAAGGTACAAATAATGGTTATGGTCGCTAGTTGTTTTTGAGATTGCGAGAGATTGCCGGAGAGACAGTTGcctattattttttatttcgcctTTTCTTCTTTCGCTGCCATTTACGTTTTTATTCCGCTCTTTTTTTAAGAACGGGGTTATTTCGgggaatatataaatttatgggttcgcgcgcacacacacacacagcaaaTAAAAACTGCAAAAAGCTACAGTTTTAATGTAGTATACACATGTTGAAATCGAGTATAATGATTTTTCAAGTTCTGTTTTCCGCTCGTCCACTGCCATTCACCGTGAAGTGAAGAAGACTCGAGCGGAAAGTTTCAGACTATCTTTAATCTTCAAATTCAATAATGTAGATAAAGTTATTGAGAATTAGCTTGCAGGTTCAAAACTTTGGAGACTTAAACCCGTTTGACAACTAAGCttaaaaacttatttattatgtctaaactttatttaaaattaaactgtatttaaaaataaagcgaaactCACgacttaatttatttaactaTAGCTTTTTAAAGTTCTTGCGGAAGATTACTTTTGGTGCTCACTGTAGTCAGAGCAAAGTGAACGCAGATAATCGCACTCCACTGTAATAACTTGCTTTTTTGTGTAATAGCAAAGATATCGAGTTTCCTTAGGCCTTTGGGTGTTCGATTTCAGGTTCCTGTCGACGGGAGCCTACTGTAAATTGGATTCTCAGTAGGAAATCGAGCTTCTGCCAAGCTGTGTGGTAAACAAGGTTTTCGTGAATCCTCTTACAGGTGAGAAACTACCCCTTTGCGGCAAAAGAACTCCATGTACACCGAGTACATAGGCGACCTGCTGAATACTGGTTCAAAAAATTCGCATTCAGCCGAGCTTCCTTGAAGTTTTCGGGGTGGCAGATGCCGAGAATGCGAAGAGGTTGTATCTCGTATCGTATCTGAAAGCCATGTGCTGAAGTCAGACGAAACTAGATTTACAAGTATTGGGCGGACCGAAAAGATGGGTTGCGGGGAAGCTGGAGTTTTTCAAACTGGGAGCGGTGCCAGAACAGGAAACTTGAACTCGGCTGCAGCTATGCTCTATGGATGAGCAGCGCAGCGCTGGGAAATGCGGAAAGCCTCTTCTTTGCATTAATTACGCATTGCACCAGTTCTAGGAAAATCCACACGTTTTATCTGAATTTCatgtatgtaaataaataaacaaaacgcGAGGCAAACCTTGCAAGCAACGAATCCCAGTGCACAAACACATGCATTTTCTTATCGTATCGAACTTTGAATTAATAGTACAGTTTGATGGAACAAATTTATGTAGGGAGCACTCACAGCAATCATACAAAGAGCCAATTTGGTCTTCGGTTTATGATATCCGATTGCATGAAGCAcctttaaaatattatatttttctcGATTACTGTACACACTTTGGTTGTCAAGAAGACTTTTGAACTTACTTATCTGCAATTTCTACTATCGAATTAATTTTATCGGTTGTATTAAACAGCTGCTTTATGAAAGCTTTATATTAACAGATTGTtgttaataaaatttatttaaaaaaaatagaagaTAAAATCTATCATCTTTTTAATATTCAAAAACACCGtaaaaaattctaaattcATGTACCAGAATACAGTACCCTGTACATAGTTAACATTACCAGCTATCCcgcacaaaaaataacaaaaatgttttaaaaatttaaacactAACTGAGTCTCTTACCGAGGTACTTGATACCGCTATacattataaatataaaattatattatcaCATGAATAAGAAACTTAATTTCTAATCAATAACGGTTGGTCGTTTCAAGTTTTTAGATAACGAAGAGCTATCGATTATCGATTACAGCGTAATTATCGCAGCGCAGTGGCCGGTTTTGTGGAGCCCTGGTTGGGGTAAGACGAAAGTTGTGAGAATTGAGATTGGGCATGTCGGAGTCTCCGGGAAAACGGCCGAAAATCGGACCCAGCGATTGCCTCTGCTACCTGCAGGTGAATTGAGTGCAGCATGGGGACTGAGCTCTAACATATTGTGTTCTTTCCAGGGCCTGGGAGATGTCCGCCCGGAGGATGCCGCACTGCAGCTGGCCCAACGAATCCAGACGGAGGAGGATGAGGCGGCGCAGGCGGACACGTGCAGTGGTGCCAATCAAGCCGCCCTGAACATCAGCTTTCGTGTGTACTACCACATAGTGCACAAATACGAGCTGCAAGATTCGCACTTCGCTGATCTATTCCAGCGTTTGACCAGCGAGCAACCCACTGCCTTCCTCATGCTCCAATCCATTCTGCTCACCGACCACTGGAAGCGTCTGGATGCTACGCTGCTGGAGGAAAAATGCACCACTGCCATAATTGAAGCTCTGGAGCGGAACAATCCCAGCCTGATGGCCGTGCTCAAGGCCACAAACTTGCTGGTAAAGAAGTTTCCCAAGCTGCAACTCCTTCCACTGAAGCTGGAGCACTTCTATCACTGCCTGCAACGCCAGACGCAAACGGGATCCCGCGAGGAAACGCTGACGCTGTACAACCACTGCTGCAAACAGCCGGAAAGAGCATTCTCCTACTTCCGCTTGATTGTGGAGTTCTGGCCATGGACGAATCGCAACAAGTACTATTTGCTGAGCGGCGCTCTCAACTCGCACTCGCTGCCTGATCTCTTGGCGGCCACTAACCAAAGCGAAGAGGAGTTCTTCAATGGCCTGAGGCTCAGCCTGAGCTATAAGGGACTTCGGGCCGCTAGTCAATATCCCGTGAAAAGCTTGAGCAATCAGCGCTCTCCTGCACTACTTGCTGCCAGTGTAGAGCTTTTGCTTAATGGCAGTGTGGCCGAGATCCAGAACTTTCATTCGCAGTGGTTCCTGCGCATCCAACAGCGGGAGGAATTGTTTGAGCTGCTGCAAGCAAATCCTCAGATTGTAGAGTTCCTGGCCACCGAGGAGGAAAGGTCGCCGGGCGATCAATTGCGTCTGATTCTGATCTTCAGCATGTTCGCCAAGGAGATATATGCTACCTCCAAGCTGCACTTCTTTAAGATCAGCACCGAGCTATTGACCAACTGCAGCCAGATGGAGACGGAGGCGCAGCTGTTGATCTTTCGCTTTCTGGTTGACAATCTGGGAAACTTTGCCGTCGAAGACTGTCTGGATTTCTTTCACAGCTTTGTAGAGCGACATCGCTGCCTGGAAAGCTCAGAGTTCCGAAACACGATGCTGGGCAAGATGCCCACGATTATCAATCACACGGCAAAGCACTTTCATAAGGTGCTCAAGGCGGACATCGGAGTGGGTGGTCATGCATTGGCTCAGAATATCAAGCGATTCTTCTCACATCTTCAGCATCTGATTGAGCGGGACATCCACAGCGAGGTTTATCAACCCAAGATCTTTGCCCTCAAGTTGTTGGAAATCCTGAATCGATCGCTATATGCTGAACAAGTcgcaaaaaatgcaaaaatgtgcAGCCCCCAGCAGAATCAGCGAATGGGCATATTTCTTCTGGAGCACGGCGTCTTTCGACCAAAGGAAATGGCGCAACAGCTCTTCGAAACCCTCAACAATCCACAAGGTTTCGATGATGCTTTGGACCTGACGGTCTCCCTGTTGATTCAGATGGGCCATGTGGACAGTGAAAAGTGCGTGGAGCGTTGCTTCGAACTGTGCCGCACGTCGGATATGGACGAATGCTCCTTGGTTTCCCTCTACGCACAACTGGCGGTTACAAAAGAGCAAGCGGGATCAAAGATATTTGATGAGTGCCTGAAGCAGCTTACGGGTAAATTAGATCTCTTCTTTGAAGATCCTTTGCAGACTGCCAAGAGCGGAGGACATCTCTTTGGCTATCTTTGCGCCTTGGACGAGGTGGTCAAGGCTGGCTTGGTAGTGGAGGCGCCTCTGGAGGATTTGTTGCCATTGCTAGAGAGAATCCTCAGCGGCATTCTCAAGTTCCTCAATGTGGCCAACGCCCGGCGACAGGAAGACGCAGCCACAGCAGCCAGTTTTCAGGACATGGACGAGAGTCTCCAGCTGCTGGTCAGCGAAAGCTCCTTGAAGTCTGATGGACAGGAAGAGGCTTGTCGAAAGTACTTACTGATGAGCTTCTGGTTAACGTTGAAGGTGGGTAGATATAATTCTTATCCATTGATAAACAAATCATTTGTTTTACCATCTGCAGGGCTGTTGCGATCTGGCCACCAGCATTGGATGTTACCAATTGCAAACCTCTGCCAAAACAGTCAACACCGAGACTCTACGTCGTTGCCTCAACATTAATGTGTCCGTTTTGACGCTTTGCCGGCACAAAGGAGCCATAGAGGCGGCCGGCTTGAGCATTGGCAGACTTACCCGTGCCATCACCAGTAGCTTGGATAGCGGAGATTCGGGATTCCAAATGCTTCACGATTGCCTAGAGCGGGAGCTGCTAACGGAAAGCCGTCAAGTGAGCACTACACGGCGTGGTGCCGGCTTTGCCATAATGTTCCTTCACGTGCTGAAGAACGACAATCCACGACAGCGGCTGCTGCTCCATCGCGCTGTGCAGCAAATTCTTAAGAGGCTAAATGAAAACCAAACCGCGGAGACCGTTTCCCCCGATAGCAAACACGATCGCTGGGAGGCATTGGTACTGCATTACCTTTGCGTTCTCGTGCGCGACACAGAACTGAGGCCAGCTATGAGCAAGTACTACAATGAGATTCTCCTGGTGGCCATGGAGCACATCACCAACCCCGAATGGACCATTTCGAATGCGGCACTTCAACTCTTCGGCGCCAATCTGGGCAAGCTGGTGGGACAGCGCCAGGCTACCGAGTTTGATACACGACCCGCCTGGGAACCCAGTGAGCTGGATTACGACGAATTGGGCTGCTTGCTGCCCAAGGCTTGCGAGCACATGCTGAGTTGCTGTGACCGCCAGGAGATCACGTCATCCATCATACTCTTTCTGGCCTTCTTGTCCAAGGTCGAGCACTTGCGTACGTCGGGCGGCAAAGAGCCGAATCCCCTGCTCATTCGCTTCCGCCGACTCAGTTGGCATTTGTTGCGGCACAAATGTGATCAGGTCCGCCAACTGGCGGCCACCTGCTTTGTACGCTCGCACGAATTCCGCTGCGATCTGCCAGCGGCGCTGCTGGCCAGCGCCAAGTTGGCCGCGAATCTGGAGGAGGAGAACTTCTACGAGGGACTGATTTACACGCTGACATCGGGCGTGCTCAAACTAAAGCACGAAGCACGTCATGTGTGGAGCGCGGGACGTCTGGAGGGATTCCTTGAAGAGCTGCTCACCGCGCTGGATGTCACGGAGCGAGTTCGTCGCTTCAAGCCGTACACACGGAACGTGCTGCTGGAACTGCTAGGACAGCTGGGTAGTGCGGATAAAGCGGCTCTCGTCGAGTCCCTCGGCTAGCATTAGCAAATCTAGTTTTATCTAATCTTTAATCATTAAGCCAAAAAGTTATCTTTCCTTGTCAACGCTTTTACAACTATTCAAATGACGCATTTAATGTTTGTACGCAGTAAACGTAACGAAAGTATCTACCAAACAGGGATTTCT of Drosophila mauritiana strain mau12 chromosome 3R, ASM438214v1, whole genome shotgun sequence contains these proteins:
- the LOC117144899 gene encoding uncharacterized protein LOC117144899, translating into MSESPGKRPKIGPSDCLCYLQGLGDVRPEDAALQLAQRIQTEEDEAAQADTCSGANQAALNISFRVYYHIVHKYELQDSHFADLFQRLTSEQPTAFLMLQSILLTDHWKRLDATLLEEKCTTAIIEALERNNPSLMAVLKATNLLVKKFPKLQLLPLKLEHFYHCLQRQTQTGSREETLTLYNHCCKQPERAFSYFRLIVEFWPWTNRNKYYLLSGALNSHSLPDLLAATNQSEEEFFNGLRLSLSYKGLRAASQYPVKSLSNQRSPALLAASVELLLNGSVAEIQNFHSQWFLRIQQREELFELLQANPQIVEFLATEEERSPGDQLRLILIFSMFAKEIYATSKLHFFKISTELLTNCSQMETEAQLLIFRFLVDNLGNFAVEDCLDFFHSFVERHRCLESSEFRNTMLGKMPTIINHTAKHFHKVLKADIGVGGHALAQNIKRFFSHLQHLIERDIHSEVYQPKIFALKLLEILNRSLYAEQVAKNAKMCSPQQNQRMGIFLLEHGVFRPKEMAQQLFETLNNPQGFDDALDLTVSLLIQMGHVDSEKCVERCFELCRTSDMDECSLVSLYAQLAVTKEQAGSKIFDECLKQLTGKLDLFFEDPLQTAKSGGHLFGYLCALDEVVKAGLVVEAPLEDLLPLLERILSGILKFLNVANARRQEDAATAASFQDMDESLQLLVSESSLKSDGQEEACRKYLLMSFWLTLKGCCDLATSIGCYQLQTSAKTVNTETLRRCLNINVSVLTLCRHKGAIEAAGLSIGRLTRAITSSLDSGDSGFQMLHDCLERELLTESRQVSTTRRGAGFAIMFLHVLKNDNPRQRLLLHRAVQQILKRLNENQTAETVSPDSKHDRWEALVLHYLCVLVRDTELRPAMSKYYNEILLVAMEHITNPEWTISNAALQLFGANLGKLVGQRQATEFDTRPAWEPSELDYDELGCLLPKACEHMLSCCDRQEITSSIILFLAFLSKVEHLRTSGGKEPNPLLIRFRRLSWHLLRHKCDQVRQLAATCFVRSHEFRCDLPAALLASAKLAANLEEENFYEGLIYTLTSGVLKLKHEARHVWSAGRLEGFLEELLTALDVTERVRRFKPYTRNVLLELLGQLGSADKAALVESLG